In Anseongella ginsenosidimutans, one genomic interval encodes:
- a CDS encoding winged helix DNA-binding domain-containing protein: MASNHRIEGQSRVLQSLARQRIAAQRIENSGCRSAAEVVGWMGAMQAQDYAMAKWAVGLRLPGSNEEQIETALDKGEIIRTHILRPTWHLVAAADIHWMLALSSPHVKAKVKSQDHALELNESLFERSNTIIRRALEGGKHLTRPELMTLLEEKGIRTGDTRSAYFMFRAELDGLVCSGPRREKQFTYALLSERVPGGRIFPREEALALLAERYFTSHGPATIQDLAWWSGLPLKDIRTALAAIQPALGSEKIGEQIYYYSLTASPDAATGTTGPDAAGTSTPDAAAGTPGSDAAAGTTGPDPAAGIPALAPNSGAAGEDRSALSTNKRPAARSRQAHLLPAFDEYLVSYQDRSPALASSLFREVFTQNGIFKPVIVLNGQVAGTWKRTLKKDSVLIELSPFGELSKTAGQAVTSAAARYGRFLGLRAEIIT, translated from the coding sequence ATGGCTTCCAACCACCGCATAGAAGGTCAATCGCGGGTGTTGCAATCGCTGGCCAGACAGCGCATCGCTGCTCAGCGCATTGAAAACAGCGGATGCAGATCGGCTGCGGAAGTGGTTGGCTGGATGGGCGCTATGCAGGCCCAGGATTATGCAATGGCCAAATGGGCGGTTGGGCTTCGGCTGCCCGGTTCAAACGAAGAACAAATTGAAACCGCACTTGATAAAGGCGAAATCATCCGCACCCATATTTTAAGACCTACCTGGCACCTGGTTGCCGCTGCGGACATTCACTGGATGCTGGCACTATCCTCGCCGCATGTCAAAGCCAAAGTAAAAAGCCAGGACCATGCCCTGGAACTGAACGAATCCCTGTTCGAACGGAGCAATACGATTATCCGGCGTGCATTGGAAGGCGGAAAGCACCTTACCCGCCCCGAACTAATGACGCTGCTCGAAGAAAAAGGAATCCGCACCGGGGACACGCGAAGTGCCTATTTTATGTTCCGGGCAGAGCTGGACGGCCTGGTTTGCAGCGGTCCGCGCCGGGAAAAGCAATTCACCTATGCGCTTCTCAGCGAACGGGTACCCGGAGGCCGTATATTTCCACGTGAAGAGGCCCTTGCCTTACTCGCCGAAAGATATTTCACCAGCCACGGGCCTGCCACCATACAGGACCTTGCCTGGTGGTCCGGCCTTCCGCTAAAAGACATCAGAACTGCGCTGGCGGCCATTCAACCGGCTTTAGGCTCCGAAAAAATTGGAGAACAAATCTATTATTATTCACTAACAGCTTCGCCGGACGCTGCAACAGGCACAACCGGACCGGACGCCGCAGGTACCTCCACGCCGGATGCCGCAGCAGGTACACCCGGATCGGACGCTGCAGCAGGTACAACCGGACCGGACCCTGCAGCAGGCATACCCGCGCTTGCACCGAACTCCGGAGCTGCCGGAGAAGATCGCTCCGCGCTGTCAACTAACAAACGGCCGGCAGCCCGCAGCCGGCAGGCCCACCTGTTGCCGGCTTTTGACGAATACCTGGTCAGCTACCAGGACCGCAGCCCCGCTCTCGCTTCTTCTCTTTTCCGGGAAGTATTCACGCAGAACGGTATTTTCAAGCCGGTAATTGTACTGAACGGGCAAGTGGCAGGCACCTGGAAACGCACGCTCAAAAAGGACAGCGTATTGATAGAACTTAGTCCCTTTGGTGAATTAAGTAAGACCGCGGGGCAGGCTGTCACTTCCGCGGCAGCGCGATACGGCCGCTTCCTGGGGCTTCGGGCAGAAATTATTACTTAA
- a CDS encoding acyltransferase family protein yields the protein METPTTPAKGERLISLDAFRGFTIAAMIIVNDPGGSHHDAYPPLRHADWNGITPTDFIFPFFIFIVGVSIVLSYSPQQARGVPRGKMVGKILKRSAIIFALGVFLNLFPDFNFAEVRLPGVLQRIALAFLACALLFLYTGRRTQAWLSAGILVVYWLLMTLVPVPGYGESLLEPGKNLAAWMDSLLIPGTLYQGTWDPEGILSTFPAIATGITGMLAGHLLISGRTREQKIIWLFFAGLIAYALGNIWNWFFPINKNLWTSSYVLYTSGLAAMTLGAFYFFIDVLGYRKWTKPGLVFGSNAITAYVIAGLLPALLYLSPGGGESINSLFMDGLTGAGLSQPFASLLWALGFCLICYIPVYFLYKKQLFIKV from the coding sequence ATGGAAACTCCCACAACCCCTGCGAAGGGCGAACGTTTGATCTCCCTTGATGCATTCAGGGGCTTTACCATTGCCGCGATGATCATTGTGAATGACCCCGGCGGCTCTCATCACGATGCATACCCGCCGCTCCGCCATGCCGACTGGAACGGGATCACCCCTACTGACTTTATTTTTCCCTTTTTCATTTTTATCGTGGGCGTATCCATCGTATTGTCGTATTCCCCGCAGCAGGCCAGGGGAGTGCCCCGCGGGAAAATGGTAGGAAAGATCCTGAAACGGTCGGCCATTATTTTCGCCCTGGGTGTATTTTTGAATTTGTTCCCGGACTTTAATTTTGCCGAAGTGCGGCTCCCGGGAGTGCTGCAGCGCATTGCTCTGGCCTTTTTAGCCTGCGCCCTGCTGTTTCTCTATACGGGACGCCGGACGCAAGCCTGGCTTTCGGCGGGGATCCTGGTCGTTTACTGGCTGCTCATGACCCTGGTACCGGTACCCGGTTACGGAGAATCTTTGCTGGAGCCCGGAAAGAACCTGGCAGCCTGGATGGACAGCCTTTTGATCCCCGGCACCCTTTACCAGGGAACCTGGGACCCGGAAGGAATATTAAGCACCTTTCCGGCGATCGCTACCGGCATCACCGGCATGCTGGCCGGCCATCTGCTGATCAGCGGCAGAACCAGGGAGCAAAAGATCATCTGGTTGTTTTTCGCCGGCCTCATCGCTTATGCGCTGGGTAATATCTGGAACTGGTTCTTCCCCATTAATAAAAATCTCTGGACCAGCTCTTATGTCCTTTATACTTCCGGCCTGGCGGCGATGACCCTGGGCGCCTTTTATTTCTTCATCGACGTGCTGGGTTACAGGAAATGGACAAAGCCGGGGCTGGTATTCGGCTCCAATGCCATTACCGCTTATGTCATTGCCGGATTGCTTCCCGCCCTTTTGTACCTTTCGCCGGGCGGCGGAGAAAGTATCAACAGCCTCTTTATGGACGGGCTTACCGGGGCCGGCCTGTCGCAGCCTTTCGCTTCCCTGCTCTGGGCGCTCGGCTTCTGCCTGATCTGCTATATTCCAGTTTATTTCCTGTACAAAAAGCAATTATTTATTAAAGTTTGA
- a CDS encoding LLM class flavin-dependent oxidoreductase, with protein MDQEQLSPIPFSVLDLAVVAEGKTPADAFAQSLDLAREAEKLGYKRFWMAEHHNMEHVASSATSVLLSYIAGGTTSIRVGSGGIMLPNHTPLIVAEQFGTLATLYPGRIDLGLGRAPGTDQTTALAIRRERFHAADSFPEDIRELQSFLSDDNSEARVRAFPGEGTNIPIFLLGSSTFSALLAADYGLPYAFASHFAPREFLRAVRLYRENFKPSEYLQTPYVMSCINVIAAPTDEEAEFLSSSMKLMFRGIVTGLRRPLQPPVKNIDDIWTEMEREAVYQMLAVSFIGGPESLRSGIQSFREQTGVDEVIVSSNIYDHQDRLRSYRLFAEVMKSFAGTT; from the coding sequence ATGGACCAGGAACAATTATCCCCTATTCCTTTTTCAGTACTGGATCTTGCAGTAGTCGCCGAAGGTAAAACGCCTGCGGACGCCTTTGCGCAAAGCCTTGATCTGGCCCGGGAGGCCGAAAAACTAGGATACAAACGCTTCTGGATGGCCGAACATCATAATATGGAACATGTGGCCAGCTCGGCCACCTCGGTACTGCTTTCCTATATCGCCGGCGGAACGACCTCCATCAGGGTGGGTTCCGGGGGTATCATGCTCCCCAACCATACCCCGCTGATCGTGGCGGAACAGTTCGGCACCCTGGCAACCCTTTATCCCGGACGTATTGACCTGGGGCTGGGGCGCGCGCCGGGAACCGACCAAACCACGGCCCTGGCTATCCGCCGCGAACGTTTTCATGCAGCCGATAGCTTTCCGGAAGATATCAGGGAACTGCAATCCTTCCTCTCGGACGATAACAGCGAGGCCCGGGTAAGGGCGTTTCCGGGCGAAGGGACCAATATTCCCATCTTTTTACTGGGTTCCAGCACCTTCAGCGCCCTGCTCGCCGCCGACTACGGGCTTCCTTATGCATTCGCCAGTCATTTCGCCCCCAGGGAATTCCTGCGCGCCGTCCGGCTCTACCGGGAAAACTTCAAGCCTTCGGAATACCTGCAAACGCCGTACGTCATGTCCTGCATAAATGTAATTGCAGCTCCCACGGATGAAGAGGCCGAATTCTTGTCCAGCTCCATGAAGCTGATGTTTCGCGGAATTGTCACCGGCTTGCGGCGTCCGCTGCAGCCGCCGGTAAAAAACATCGACGATATATGGACCGAAATGGAACGGGAAGCGGTGTACCAGATGCTGGCAGTCTCCTTTATAGGCGGGCCGGAAAGCCTGCGATCAGGCATACAGTCTTTCCGGGAGCAGACCGGCGTGGATGAGGTAATTGTTTCGTCCAATATCTACGACCATCAGGACCGGCTCCGCTCTTACCGGTTGTTCGCCGAAGTCATGAAGAGCTTCGCCGGAACGACCTGA
- a CDS encoding pyridoxal phosphate-dependent aminotransferase, whose translation MSNFLSERINKVSESATIQMAKKARELAAQGHKVISLSLGEPDFGTADHIKQAATKAMEDGFTFYSPVPGYADLREAIVSKLKNDNGLEYTPDQVVVSTGAKQSIANLVISLVNPGDEVIIPAPFWVSYSEIVKLVEGECVFVEAGVENDFKITPEQLEAAITPKTKLFMYSSPCNPTGSVYSKEELAALAEVFARHPHVFIMSDEIYEYINFIGKHESIAQFGDLKERTAVINGCSKGYAMTGWRIGYLAAPKAIAQACDKIQGQVTSGTCSIAQKAAVEAINAGADEAMIEAFRKRRGLVYDLLSEIDGLKLNMPEGAFYFFPDVSSFFGKKYRGETINNAGDLSMLLLKEAHVAVVTGEAFGSAKCIRLSYATSEEVLTEAISRIRKVLEQIS comes from the coding sequence ATGAGCAACTTTTTATCAGAACGGATCAACAAGGTAAGCGAATCTGCTACGATTCAAATGGCTAAAAAAGCGAGGGAACTGGCTGCTCAGGGTCATAAGGTGATCAGCCTTAGCCTGGGAGAACCTGATTTCGGTACTGCTGACCATATTAAACAGGCGGCCACGAAGGCGATGGAGGACGGTTTCACCTTTTATTCTCCCGTACCGGGCTATGCGGACCTGCGCGAGGCGATTGTTTCCAAGTTGAAAAATGACAACGGACTGGAATATACGCCTGACCAGGTAGTGGTAAGCACGGGGGCCAAGCAGTCTATTGCTAACCTGGTGATCTCCCTGGTAAACCCCGGCGATGAAGTGATCATCCCGGCGCCCTTCTGGGTCTCCTACAGCGAGATCGTGAAACTGGTGGAAGGGGAATGCGTATTTGTGGAAGCGGGCGTTGAAAACGATTTTAAGATCACGCCGGAGCAGCTTGAAGCGGCCATTACGCCCAAAACCAAGCTGTTCATGTATTCTTCCCCCTGTAACCCTACGGGAAGCGTTTACAGTAAAGAGGAACTGGCAGCGCTGGCTGAAGTCTTTGCCAGGCACCCCCACGTGTTCATCATGTCGGATGAAATTTACGAGTACATTAACTTTATAGGTAAACACGAAAGTATTGCCCAGTTTGGTGATCTGAAAGAGCGCACCGCTGTGATCAATGGCTGCTCCAAAGGCTATGCGATGACCGGCTGGCGCATCGGCTACCTGGCCGCCCCCAAGGCGATTGCCCAGGCCTGCGATAAAATACAGGGACAGGTAACGTCAGGCACCTGCTCCATTGCGCAGAAAGCCGCCGTGGAAGCGATCAATGCCGGAGCGGACGAAGCCATGATCGAGGCCTTCCGCAAAAGACGCGGACTGGTTTACGACCTGCTTAGTGAAATTGACGGGCTAAAATTGAATATGCCGGAAGGAGCCTTTTATTTCTTCCCGGATGTCAGCTCTTTTTTTGGAAAAAAATATAGAGGCGAAACCATCAATAACGCGGGTGACCTGAGCATGCTCCTGCTGAAAGAAGCTCACGTGGCAGTAGTGACCGGCGAAGCATTCGGTTCAGCCAAATGCATCCGTTTGTCTTATGCTACTTCGGAAGAAGTACTCACCGAGGCAATAAGCAGGATCAGGAAAGTGCTGGAACAAATTTCCTGA
- a CDS encoding SDR family NAD(P)-dependent oxidoreductase, with protein sequence MDLQLKNKTALVTGGSKGIGKAIALELAKEGANVIICARSEEELADARREIESEGWGVLALVADVTKEEDLNNLVKKSRETFGSIDILVNNAGGIGRQGSFADLNTQDWRSLFELNLFSVVTLTRLVLPLMQEKQWGRIINISSENAEQPYPDMPAYNVTKGALNNLTKTLSKAYGKDGILVNSVAPAFIKTPLVEGMLKNMASGKEGGTTAAEKEFATEKRPGIVRGNAGTAEEVAGLVAFLCSERSSFITGAVYRVDGGSVETI encoded by the coding sequence ATGGACCTTCAGTTGAAGAATAAAACAGCCCTGGTAACGGGCGGTTCCAAGGGGATTGGCAAGGCCATTGCCCTGGAGCTGGCTAAAGAAGGTGCGAATGTGATCATTTGCGCCCGCAGCGAAGAAGAACTCGCCGACGCCCGCAGGGAAATTGAATCCGAAGGCTGGGGTGTACTGGCCCTGGTGGCGGATGTAACGAAAGAAGAAGATCTGAACAACCTGGTTAAAAAAAGCAGGGAAACATTTGGCAGTATAGATATCCTGGTCAACAACGCCGGAGGCATCGGCAGGCAGGGATCTTTCGCCGACCTTAACACGCAGGACTGGCGCAGCCTTTTTGAACTGAACCTGTTTTCAGTTGTCACGCTCACCCGTCTGGTTCTCCCGCTTATGCAGGAAAAGCAATGGGGCCGCATCATTAATATTTCTTCGGAAAACGCCGAACAACCTTACCCCGACATGCCTGCCTACAACGTAACAAAAGGAGCCCTGAATAACCTTACCAAGACGCTTTCCAAAGCCTACGGAAAAGACGGGATCCTTGTAAATTCAGTAGCCCCCGCCTTTATCAAAACCCCGCTGGTGGAAGGCATGCTGAAAAACATGGCGTCCGGGAAAGAAGGCGGCACAACGGCGGCCGAAAAAGAATTTGCCACCGAGAAACGGCCCGGCATTGTCCGCGGCAACGCAGGCACCGCGGAAGAAGTAGCCGGCCTGGTCGCTTTTCTCTGCTCCGAAAGAAGCTCTTTCATTACCGGCGCCGTTTACCGCGTGGATGGCGGCTCCGTGGAAACGATTTAA
- a CDS encoding right-handed parallel beta-helix repeat-containing protein, producing the protein MRKPKLYLLVWLLAVVSCGPGEKVFYVSPEGSDSAEGTLEAPFATLAFAKEQAKTLKAKGFDGALCIYLREGTYYPAEALVFGPEESGSKKDPYLISAYQNEKVVLSGARELTLTWEQYNDSLWKAAVPGGLVFERLFLNGELQQLARYPDYQENVLPFNGWAPDAAAPSRSKHWKNPAGGYVHALHSGRWGGFHYRILGKDAQGELRLEGGWQNNRPSEMHPEYRYAENIFEELDAPGEWYLDRENKLVYFYPPAGKDLSVARVEVPRLLHLIEFRGSMEAPVHDIIIRGLTFTQTARTFMLTREPLLRSDWAIYRGGAVFLEGTERCYIENSMFTNLGGNAVFFSNYHRKSSVTGNEFSHIGASAIAFVGDPGAVRSPSFQYGEFVPAGEMDTIPGPLSANYPAFCLAEDNLIHDIGLVEKQVAGVQIAMASAITVRHNSIYQVPRAGINIGDGTWGGHLIEFNDVFSTVLETSDHGAFNSWGRDRFWHPHRETMDSLAAQHPDWVKLDAIAPTIIRNNRFRCDHGWDIDLDDGSTNYVIYNNLCLSGGIKLREGFYRTVYNNIMLNSGFHPHVWFKDSHDVFRQNIVMDRHRDILLQAWGDTVDRNFFVDSADLAYALSKGLDSNSMAGNPLFRAPGKGDFRVASRSKALLTGFRNFPMDRFGVTSASLRSRALTPEIPDLNFMKTQTAGASQRWMGALVKNIESLAEQSAAGLNEAKGVLVLEIAAESAAAESAAGESAAGSSGLREGDVILACEGTPTPELSALVKSALSNRWKGQLTLLVFRNQAEQEVLLKLQ; encoded by the coding sequence TTGAGAAAGCCGAAACTGTATTTACTCGTCTGGCTGCTGGCAGTTGTTTCCTGTGGCCCCGGGGAAAAAGTGTTTTATGTTTCCCCGGAGGGCAGCGATAGCGCTGAGGGAACCCTGGAAGCTCCGTTCGCCACTCTGGCGTTTGCAAAAGAACAGGCCAAAACGCTAAAAGCGAAAGGATTCGACGGAGCGCTGTGCATTTATCTGAGGGAGGGAACTTATTATCCCGCCGAAGCGCTTGTATTCGGGCCGGAGGAGTCCGGAAGTAAAAAGGATCCCTACCTGATCTCGGCGTATCAGAACGAGAAGGTCGTACTCAGCGGCGCCCGGGAACTTACGTTAACCTGGGAGCAGTACAATGATTCCCTTTGGAAGGCCGCTGTTCCCGGGGGCCTGGTGTTTGAGCGGTTATTCCTGAATGGCGAACTGCAGCAGCTCGCCCGTTACCCGGATTACCAGGAAAATGTGCTGCCTTTCAATGGTTGGGCGCCGGACGCGGCGGCGCCCTCCAGGTCGAAGCATTGGAAGAACCCGGCCGGCGGCTATGTGCATGCCCTGCATTCCGGCCGCTGGGGCGGTTTTCACTACAGGATATTGGGAAAGGACGCTCAGGGCGAACTTCGGCTTGAAGGGGGCTGGCAGAATAACCGTCCAAGCGAAATGCATCCTGAGTACCGCTACGCAGAGAATATATTCGAAGAGTTGGACGCGCCGGGGGAATGGTACCTGGACAGGGAGAATAAGCTCGTATATTTTTACCCGCCCGCCGGTAAGGACCTGTCTGTTGCCCGGGTGGAGGTTCCCCGGCTTCTTCACCTGATTGAATTCCGGGGAAGCATGGAGGCGCCTGTTCACGATATCATTATCCGGGGACTTACTTTTACCCAAACAGCCAGGACATTTATGCTTACCCGGGAGCCTTTGCTGAGAAGCGACTGGGCTATTTACCGGGGAGGGGCCGTTTTCCTGGAAGGGACGGAGCGGTGTTACATTGAAAATTCAATGTTTACCAATCTTGGCGGGAATGCGGTATTCTTCAGCAATTATCACCGCAAAAGCTCCGTGACGGGAAATGAGTTCAGTCATATCGGCGCCAGCGCAATCGCCTTTGTGGGCGATCCAGGGGCGGTTCGTTCCCCTTCATTTCAATACGGCGAATTTGTCCCTGCCGGGGAAATGGATACGATTCCCGGGCCCTTGTCTGCCAATTACCCGGCTTTTTGCCTTGCGGAAGATAACCTCATCCATGATATCGGACTGGTTGAAAAGCAGGTGGCTGGTGTGCAGATTGCCATGGCTTCCGCTATTACCGTCAGGCATAACTCTATTTACCAGGTACCCCGGGCCGGCATCAATATAGGCGACGGAACCTGGGGAGGCCACCTTATTGAATTTAACGATGTGTTTTCCACCGTACTTGAAACCAGCGACCACGGAGCCTTCAATTCCTGGGGACGTGACCGCTTCTGGCATCCGCACCGGGAAACCATGGACAGCCTTGCCGCGCAGCACCCGGACTGGGTAAAGCTGGACGCTATTGCGCCAACCATCATCCGGAACAACCGTTTCCGCTGCGATCATGGCTGGGATATCGATCTGGATGACGGATCCACCAATTACGTCATCTATAATAACCTTTGCCTTAGCGGCGGAATTAAATTACGGGAAGGATTTTACCGGACGGTGTATAATAATATCATGCTGAACAGCGGTTTCCATCCGCATGTATGGTTCAAAGACAGCCATGATGTGTTCCGGCAGAATATCGTCATGGACCGCCATCGCGATATCCTGCTTCAGGCATGGGGCGATACCGTTGACCGTAATTTCTTTGTCGATAGCGCGGACCTGGCTTATGCGCTTTCAAAAGGGCTGGACAGCAACAGCATGGCGGGAAATCCGCTTTTCCGGGCGCCGGGGAAAGGTGATTTCCGGGTAGCTTCCCGGTCAAAAGCGCTGCTTACGGGCTTTCGCAATTTTCCGATGGACCGCTTCGGAGTAACAAGCGCATCGCTTCGGTCCAGAGCGTTAACGCCGGAAATACCGGATCTGAATTTCATGAAAACGCAAACTGCAGGGGCTTCTCAACGCTGGATGGGGGCGCTGGTCAAAAACATAGAAAGCCTTGCCGAGCAATCCGCCGCCGGCCTGAACGAAGCCAAAGGTGTGCTGGTACTGGAAATAGCCGCGGAGTCAGCAGCCGCGGAGTCAGCAGCCGGAGAGTCAGCTGCCGGAAGCTCAGGGTTACGGGAGGGAGACGTGATTTTAGCCTGCGAAGGAACGCCCACCCCGGAATTAAGCGCGCTTGTGAAGTCGGCCCTCAGCAACCGATGGAAAGGGCAGCTAACGCTGCTTGTATTCCGTAACCAGGCGGAACAGGAAGTGCTGCTAAAGCTGCAATAG
- a CDS encoding bifunctional heptose 7-phosphate kinase/heptose 1-phosphate adenyltransferase yields MNTGAEKIFESFGRQRVLIIGDVMLDSYVWGKVDRISPEAPVPVLSVLRREFRPGGAANVALNVRALGATPLICSLTGNDEAGRTFLSLFGEAGISTEGLIQSDNRPTTIKTRIIGHQQQLMRIDEESTANSSPEETRRLLDRIEQLLREQAISVIIFEDYDKGVITPELIGQVTARALEKKIPVVVDPKKRNFLAYRNCTLFKPNLKELREGLKTELHTGDPGAIIRAAGALQEKLDAELVMVTLSEAGILIRGKDIETIIPAHRRNITDVSGAGDTVVSVAALGLAAGLPPSEFTAIANLAGGLVCEKVGVVPIDREQLLAEVRNFYKED; encoded by the coding sequence TTGAATACAGGCGCAGAAAAAATCTTTGAAAGCTTTGGGCGGCAGCGGGTACTGATCATCGGCGACGTAATGCTCGATTCCTATGTTTGGGGAAAAGTAGACCGCATATCACCCGAAGCGCCCGTGCCTGTATTATCGGTGTTGCGAAGGGAGTTTCGTCCCGGGGGCGCCGCCAATGTAGCCCTTAATGTGCGGGCGCTGGGAGCGACGCCGCTGATCTGCTCCTTGACGGGAAATGATGAAGCGGGCAGGACCTTCCTGTCCCTTTTCGGGGAGGCCGGAATCAGTACCGAAGGGCTTATTCAAAGCGACAACCGGCCTACTACTATTAAGACCCGCATCATCGGGCATCAGCAGCAATTGATGCGGATTGATGAAGAAAGTACCGCGAACAGTTCCCCGGAGGAAACCCGCCGGCTGCTTGACAGGATTGAGCAGTTGCTCCGCGAACAGGCCATTTCCGTGATCATCTTTGAGGATTACGACAAAGGCGTCATCACGCCGGAGCTGATCGGACAGGTAACGGCCCGGGCGCTTGAGAAAAAGATACCGGTAGTCGTGGATCCGAAGAAAAGGAATTTCCTTGCGTACCGGAACTGCACCCTTTTCAAACCGAATTTAAAGGAATTGCGCGAAGGGCTTAAAACGGAGCTTCATACCGGCGATCCCGGGGCCATTATCCGTGCGGCCGGCGCTTTGCAGGAAAAACTGGATGCGGAGCTTGTAATGGTCACGCTTTCCGAAGCAGGTATACTGATCCGGGGCAAGGACATCGAAACGATCATTCCCGCTCACCGGCGAAATATCACGGATGTTTCCGGCGCCGGCGATACGGTGGTGAGCGTGGCGGCGCTGGGCCTTGCGGCCGGCCTCCCTCCTTCCGAATTCACCGCAATAGCCAACCTGGCAGGCGGATTGGTATGCGAAAAGGTTGGCGTGGTTCCCATTGACCGGGAACAGCTGCTGGCCGAAGTACGCAATTTCTACAAAGAGGATTAA
- a CDS encoding YncE family protein: MKKTVNNTLRAALPLALGCLALASSCNNPNQRQNEDGSAESDTTQNTQPALTEAWKTDSVFTGSESTLYDPEAGVIYVSCGNTDAGAKDGDGFIAVLNPDGSVKEMSWVSGLHAPKGMALLNGKLYVTDIDEVKIIDVAGAAVEKSIPVEGAQFLNDLATDGTTAYFSDSRSGKIYSLSQEGTVETVVENAEGINGLECYEGNLYTLDKEGLKMYDVSGYTPTLIDSTVKGGDGLVILNDSTFVASRWAGEIYFIRGSESTVLLDTKAAKSNTADIGYIPDEQLVIVPTFMKNEVAAYKLEM, encoded by the coding sequence ATGAAGAAAACAGTAAACAACACACTCCGGGCGGCATTGCCCCTGGCATTGGGCTGCCTGGCGCTTGCTTCCTCCTGTAACAATCCGAACCAGCGGCAAAACGAGGACGGGTCAGCGGAAAGCGATACCACTCAAAACACACAGCCGGCCCTGACCGAGGCCTGGAAAACAGATTCGGTATTTACCGGTTCGGAGTCCACCCTGTATGACCCCGAAGCTGGTGTTATTTATGTCTCCTGCGGTAATACGGATGCGGGGGCAAAGGACGGCGACGGGTTTATTGCTGTGCTGAACCCCGATGGTTCGGTAAAGGAAATGAGCTGGGTAAGCGGGCTTCATGCACCCAAAGGCATGGCCCTGCTGAACGGCAAACTTTACGTGACCGATATCGACGAAGTAAAGATCATCGACGTGGCCGGCGCCGCTGTGGAAAAGTCCATTCCCGTGGAGGGGGCGCAGTTCCTGAACGATCTTGCTACCGACGGCACTACCGCCTATTTCTCCGATTCGCGTTCCGGAAAGATCTACTCCCTCAGCCAGGAAGGGACTGTGGAAACCGTGGTGGAGAATGCCGAAGGTATCAACGGCCTGGAATGCTACGAAGGCAATTTGTACACCCTGGACAAAGAAGGGCTGAAAATGTATGATGTGTCCGGCTACACCCCGACGCTTATCGATTCAACGGTAAAAGGCGGAGACGGACTTGTGATCCTGAACGACAGCACCTTTGTTGCCAGCCGCTGGGCGGGCGAAATATATTTCATCAGGGGCAGCGAGTCTACGGTCCTGCTGGACACCAAGGCCGCGAAATCCAATACCGCCGACATCGGGTACATCCCGGATGAGCAGCTGGTGATCGTGCCCACCTTTATGAAGAATGAAGTAGCAGCCTATAAACTGGAAATGTAG